In Arcobacter ellisii, a genomic segment contains:
- a CDS encoding cupin domain-containing protein produces the protein MEKYNIFDEILVDKNEEKFFEIFKNEKIKIEKIVSNGQKSPENFWYEQEESEYILLLEGFAILEFDDYEVELKKGDCLNIKAFEKHRVKFTSQTEPTIWFAVFY, from the coding sequence ATGGAAAAATATAACATCTTTGATGAAATCCTAGTAGATAAAAATGAAGAAAAATTTTTTGAAATTTTTAAAAATGAGAAGATAAAAATAGAAAAAATTGTTTCAAATGGTCAAAAATCACCTGAAAATTTTTGGTATGAGCAAGAAGAGAGTGAATATATTTTGTTACTTGAGGGTTTTGCTATACTTGAATTTGATGATTATGAAGTTGAGTTAAAAAAAGGTGATTGTTTAAATATAAAAGCATTTGAAAAACACAGAGTAAAGTTTACAAGCCAAACAGAGCCAACTATTTGGTTTGCAGTTTTTTATTAA
- a CDS encoding O-acetylhomoserine aminocarboxypropyltransferase/cysteine synthase family protein — protein MEKETIAIHAGYNKKQGNGEMSVPISQTTAYAFRDSEHAANLFALKELGPIYTRLTNPTTDVLEQRFAQLEGGAAAICTSSGQAAIFYAIANVAEAGDNIIISDKLYGGAVTLLTHTIKRFGISAKVFKSDDASNLEELIDDKTKAIFFESLSNPQIAITDVEKVVEIAKRHGVLTICDNTVASAALFNPISWGVDVVVHSTSKYTNGQGTAIGGIVVERDGLAEFFKANSNRYSHFTTPDESYHGLVYTDVPLPNFCLRIRLALLRDIGATQAPFNSWLLIQTLETLGLRVDKHSDNALEVAKFLESHPKVKAVNYPGLKSNKYYDKAQKYFKGGKASGLISFDVESFEEAKRIIDSVKLFSVVVNIGDSKSLITHPASTTHSQMSPEELVKAGVNPVTVRLSIGLENPVDLIEDLNQALN, from the coding sequence ATGGAAAAAGAAACAATTGCAATACATGCAGGATATAATAAAAAACAAGGTAACGGAGAGATGTCTGTTCCAATTTCTCAAACAACAGCTTATGCGTTTAGAGATAGTGAACATGCAGCAAATCTGTTTGCATTAAAAGAATTAGGACCAATCTATACAAGATTAACAAACCCAACAACAGATGTTTTAGAGCAAAGATTTGCACAACTAGAAGGTGGAGCAGCAGCTATTTGTACATCTTCAGGACAAGCTGCAATTTTCTATGCGATTGCAAACGTTGCAGAAGCTGGTGATAATATCATTATTTCTGATAAATTATATGGTGGAGCAGTTACACTTTTAACTCATACTATTAAAAGATTTGGAATTAGTGCAAAAGTATTTAAAAGTGATGATGCTTCTAATTTAGAAGAGTTAATTGATGATAAAACAAAAGCAATTTTCTTTGAATCATTATCAAATCCACAAATTGCAATTACTGACGTTGAAAAAGTAGTTGAAATTGCAAAAAGACATGGTGTTTTAACAATTTGTGATAATACAGTTGCAAGTGCAGCTTTATTTAACCCAATTTCTTGGGGTGTTGATGTTGTTGTTCATTCAACTTCAAAATATACAAATGGTCAAGGAACTGCAATTGGTGGAATCGTTGTAGAAAGAGATGGATTAGCAGAATTTTTCAAAGCAAATTCAAACAGATATTCTCATTTTACAACACCAGATGAGTCATATCATGGCTTAGTTTATACAGATGTTCCTCTTCCAAACTTTTGTTTAAGAATTAGATTAGCATTATTAAGAGATATAGGTGCAACTCAAGCTCCATTTAACTCTTGGCTTTTAATTCAAACATTAGAAACTTTAGGATTAAGAGTTGATAAACACTCTGATAACGCTTTAGAAGTTGCAAAATTCTTAGAGTCACATCCAAAAGTAAAAGCGGTAAATTATCCAGGGCTAAAATCTAATAAATATTATGATAAAGCTCAAAAATATTTCAAAGGTGGAAAAGCATCTGGTCTTATCTCCTTTGATGTTGAATCTTTTGAAGAAGCAAAAAGAATTATCGATAGCGTTAAACTGTTTAGCGTTGTTGTAAATATTGGAGATAGTAAATCACTAATTACTCATCCAGCTTCAACAACTCATTCTCAAATGAGTCCAGAAGAGTTAGTAAAAGCGGGAGTTAATCCTGTGACTGTTAGGCTTTCTATTGGTTTAGAAAATCCTGTTGATCTTATTGAAGATCTAAATCAAGCATTAAACTAA
- a CDS encoding RrF2 family transcriptional regulator, which translates to MPLISTKGVYGLTAMYELSKHQEDSPMQIKEISANANIPQNYLEQLLSKLRRADLVKSIRGARGGYTLAKSPEEIKVVDILIALEDDIKIIDTKTDNPILNIFFDESKNSMKKIFDIQLSKLDEYQDKYNEFLHYNI; encoded by the coding sequence ATGCCTCTAATATCAACAAAAGGTGTATATGGTTTAACTGCCATGTACGAGTTAAGTAAGCATCAAGAAGATAGTCCCATGCAAATCAAGGAAATATCTGCAAATGCTAACATTCCTCAAAATTATTTGGAACAGCTCTTAAGTAAACTAAGACGAGCTGATTTAGTAAAAAGTATAAGAGGAGCAAGAGGTGGTTACACCCTTGCAAAGAGTCCAGAAGAGATCAAAGTAGTTGATATTTTGATAGCTTTAGAAGATGATATAAAAATTATTGACACAAAAACAGATAATCCAATTTTGAATATCTTTTTTGATGAGTCAAAAAATAGTATGAAAAAAATCTTTGATATTCAGCTATCTAAATTAGATGAATATCAAGATAAATATAACGAATTTTTACATTACAATATTTAA
- the cysK gene encoding cysteine synthase A, whose translation MKYANNITELIGNTPLVKLQAASNASGATVLGKCEFMNPSHSVKDRIGTNMINAALKAGLINKETTVIEPTSGNTGIALASVCAALGIKLILTMPSSMSIERRRLLKALGADLVLTAPEKGMKGAIEKADELHAQTPNSFIPQQFANAANPEIHRLTTAKEILADTDGKVDIFIAAVGTGGTITGTSEVLKAHNPNVQIIAVEPEASPVLSGGKPGPHKIQGIGAGFVPAVLNTGIYDEVIQVSNDDAIESSRRLALTEGLLVGISAGANAHVAALVAARPENKGKTIVTILCDTGERYLSSGLYNYDEE comes from the coding sequence ATGAAATACGCAAATAACATAACAGAATTAATTGGTAATACACCTTTAGTAAAATTACAAGCTGCTAGTAATGCAAGTGGAGCAACAGTTTTAGGAAAATGTGAATTTATGAATCCATCACATTCAGTAAAAGATAGAATTGGTACAAACATGATAAACGCTGCTTTAAAAGCTGGTTTAATCAATAAAGAGACAACAGTAATCGAACCAACAAGTGGAAACACTGGAATTGCATTAGCTTCTGTTTGTGCAGCTTTAGGAATTAAATTAATTCTTACAATGCCTTCATCAATGAGTATTGAAAGAAGAAGATTATTAAAAGCTTTAGGTGCTGATTTAGTATTAACAGCTCCTGAAAAAGGGATGAAAGGTGCTATTGAAAAAGCTGATGAGTTACATGCACAAACTCCAAACTCTTTCATTCCACAACAATTTGCAAATGCTGCAAACCCTGAAATTCACAGACTTACAACAGCAAAAGAAATTTTAGCTGATACAGATGGTAAAGTTGATATTTTCATTGCAGCTGTTGGAACGGGTGGAACAATTACAGGAACAAGTGAAGTTTTAAAAGCTCACAATCCAAATGTACAAATTATTGCAGTTGAGCCAGAAGCATCACCTGTATTAAGTGGTGGAAAACCAGGACCTCATAAAATTCAAGGAATTGGAGCTGGATTTGTTCCTGCAGTATTAAATACTGGAATTTATGATGAAGTAATTCAAGTATCAAATGATGATGCAATCGAAAGTTCAAGAAGACTTGCATTAACAGAAGGATTACTTGTAGGAATTAGTGCAGGTGCAAACGCTCATGTTGCAGCACTTGTAGCAGCTAGACCAGAAAATAAAGGTAAAACTATAGTTACAATTTTATGTGACACAGGTGAGAGATACTTAAGTTCTGGTTTATACAATTATGATGAAGAGTAA
- a CDS encoding DUF2061 domain-containing protein translates to MHEKPYRSVVKTISWRTVGTLDTMIVSYFVTGSLVMAASIGSIEVITKMILYYFHERAWNKLSFGKVKPVENDYQI, encoded by the coding sequence ATGCACGAAAAACCTTATAGGTCAGTTGTTAAAACTATCTCTTGGAGAACAGTTGGAACACTTGATACAATGATTGTTTCATATTTTGTAACTGGAAGCTTAGTAATGGCAGCTTCAATTGGTTCAATAGAAGTTATTACAAAAATGATTTTATACTATTTTCACGAAAGAGCTTGGAATAAACTATCTTTTGGAAAAGTAAAACCAGTAGAAAATGATTATCAAATTTAG
- a CDS encoding phosphoadenylyl-sulfate reductase encodes MSKELIENINKELENKSTQEVISYFLTKFKNVALSSSLAAEDQVLTDVILKQDKNATIFTLDTGRLHPETYDVMDATNLKYGVKIDVFFPNSEKVQELYQTQGVNGQYESIENRKNCCNIRKIEPLKRALKNVEVWITGLRAAQSITRVDMPLVEWDENFKVIKVNPLINWSEKDVWDYIKENRVPYNKLHDKGFPSIGCAPCTRAIKEGEDIRAGRWWWENPEHKECGLHKK; translated from the coding sequence ATGAGTAAAGAATTAATAGAAAATATAAATAAAGAGTTAGAAAATAAATCAACTCAAGAAGTAATATCTTATTTTTTAACAAAATTTAAAAATGTAGCTTTAAGTTCAAGTTTAGCAGCAGAAGACCAAGTTTTAACTGATGTGATTTTAAAACAAGATAAGAATGCAACAATATTTACATTAGATACAGGAAGATTACATCCTGAAACTTATGATGTTATGGATGCAACAAATTTAAAATATGGTGTAAAAATTGATGTATTTTTTCCAAATAGTGAAAAAGTACAAGAGCTTTATCAAACTCAAGGTGTAAATGGTCAATATGAAAGTATTGAAAATAGAAAAAACTGCTGTAATATCAGAAAAATTGAACCATTAAAAAGAGCTTTAAAAAATGTTGAAGTTTGGATTACTGGTTTAAGAGCAGCTCAAAGTATTACAAGAGTTGATATGCCTTTAGTTGAATGGGATGAAAACTTCAAAGTTATAAAAGTAAATCCTTTGATTAACTGGAGTGAAAAAGATGTTTGGGATTATATAAAAGAAAATAGAGTTCCATATAACAAACTTCACGACAAAGGTTTCCCTAGTATTGGATGTGCTCCTTGTACAAGAGCTATAAAAGAAGGTGAAGATATAAGAGCTGGAAGATGGTGGTGGGAAAACCCAGAACATAAAGAGTGTGGATTACATAAAAAATAA
- the cysD gene encoding sulfate adenylyltransferase subunit CysD, whose amino-acid sequence MISKDRLTHLKQLEAESMHIMREVVAEFSNPAMLYSVGKDSSVMLHLLQKAFYPAPPPLPLVHVDTTWKFKEMIEFRDKRAKEVGMELIVYTNPKGQEMNISPFTHGSALHTDIMKTEGLKNMLNIQQFDAVFGGARRDEEKSRAKERIYSFRDKNHRWDPKNQRPELWNIYNGRHTKGESIRVFPLSNWTELDIWQYIYLENISIPDLYFSKERDVVEYMGTKIMVDDDRMPEELRKTAKKEMVRFRTLGCYPLTGAVNSTATTLPEIIQEMLICTTSERQGRLIDSDGDASMEKKKQEGYF is encoded by the coding sequence TTGATAAGTAAAGATAGATTAACTCATCTTAAACAACTAGAAGCTGAATCAATGCATATTATGAGAGAAGTTGTAGCAGAGTTCTCAAATCCAGCAATGTTATATAGTGTTGGAAAAGACTCTTCTGTAATGTTACATCTTTTACAAAAAGCATTTTATCCTGCTCCTCCTCCATTACCTTTAGTTCATGTTGATACAACATGGAAATTTAAAGAGATGATTGAGTTTAGGGATAAAAGAGCAAAAGAAGTTGGTATGGAACTTATTGTTTATACTAATCCAAAAGGGCAAGAGATGAATATCTCTCCATTTACTCATGGTTCGGCACTTCATACAGATATTATGAAAACTGAGGGTTTAAAAAATATGTTAAACATCCAACAGTTTGATGCAGTGTTTGGTGGAGCTAGAAGGGATGAAGAGAAATCAAGAGCAAAAGAGAGAATTTACTCTTTTAGAGATAAAAACCATAGATGGGACCCAAAAAATCAAAGACCAGAACTATGGAATATCTATAATGGAAGACACACAAAAGGTGAGTCTATTAGAGTATTCCCATTATCAAACTGGACAGAACTTGATATTTGGCAATATATCTATTTAGAAAATATCTCTATTCCTGATTTATATTTTTCAAAAGAGAGAGATGTTGTAGAATATATGGGTACAAAAATCATGGTTGATGATGATAGAATGCCTGAAGAATTAAGAAAAACAGCTAAAAAAGAGATGGTAAGATTTAGAACTTTAGGATGTTATCCTTTAACTGGAGCAGTAAATTCAACTGCTACAACATTACCTGAGATTATTCAAGAGATGCTTATTTGTACAACAAGTGAGAGACAAGGAAGATTAATAGACTCTGATGGTGACGCATCAATGGAGAAAAAGAAACAAGAGGGGTATTTTTAA
- the cysN gene encoding sulfate adenylyltransferase subunit CysN — translation MAHQSDLISQNIEQYLKEHENKEILRFITCGSVDDGKSTLIGRLLYDSKMIFEDQLAAIEKDSKKVGTTGDKIDLALLVDGLASEREQGITIDVAYRFFSTEKRKFIIADTPGHEQYTRNMATGASTADVAIILIDARQGILTQTKRHSYIASLLGIKNLIVAINKMDLVDFSQEVFEKIKRDYNDIISFLPHHNDLNIEFIPISALDGDNILTNSPKCSWYKGLPLMPLLDTIPIHKQESSSFRLPVQYVIRPHLNFRGFSGTIASGEIKVGDEITVLPSRKTSKVKSIVSNDIKDLRPIGKDETVETVEKAFAPMATTITLEDEIDISRGDMIVKTGDIPKVSNHLSVMVVWMDETPMKLNQNYVIKRATSVINGAFNAIEFKKNINTFDEVDASELALNDIAKCTLSLDREIAVDPYHENRYTGSFIIIDKYNNSTVGAGMIISSIEGFAKLEENKKVYSKAEIELNEFIRRNYPEWDCKAI, via the coding sequence ATGGCACATCAGTCAGATTTAATTTCGCAAAATATTGAACAATATTTAAAAGAGCATGAAAACAAAGAGATTTTAAGATTTATTACTTGTGGAAGTGTAGATGATGGAAAATCAACTCTAATTGGAAGATTATTATACGATTCAAAAATGATTTTTGAAGACCAATTAGCAGCTATTGAAAAAGATAGTAAAAAAGTTGGAACAACTGGTGATAAAATTGATTTAGCACTTTTAGTTGATGGACTTGCAAGTGAAAGAGAACAAGGTATTACTATTGATGTTGCTTATAGATTTTTCTCAACAGAAAAAAGAAAGTTCATCATAGCCGATACTCCAGGTCACGAACAATATACAAGAAATATGGCAACTGGTGCTTCAACAGCTGATGTTGCTATTATTTTAATTGATGCTAGACAAGGGATTTTAACTCAAACTAAAAGACACTCATATATTGCATCACTTTTAGGAATTAAAAACCTAATCGTTGCTATTAATAAGATGGATTTAGTTGATTTTAGCCAAGAGGTATTTGAAAAAATCAAAAGAGATTACAATGATATTATTTCATTTTTACCTCATCACAATGACTTAAACATAGAGTTTATACCTATTTCAGCACTTGATGGAGACAATATTTTAACAAATTCTCCAAAATGTTCTTGGTATAAAGGTTTACCTTTAATGCCATTATTAGACACTATTCCTATTCATAAACAAGAGTCTTCATCATTTAGACTTCCTGTTCAATATGTAATAAGACCTCACTTAAATTTTAGAGGGTTTAGTGGAACAATTGCAAGTGGTGAAATCAAAGTTGGTGATGAAATAACTGTATTACCATCAAGAAAAACATCTAAAGTTAAATCAATAGTATCAAATGATATTAAAGATTTAAGACCAATTGGAAAAGATGAAACTGTTGAAACAGTAGAAAAAGCATTTGCTCCAATGGCTACAACTATCACACTTGAAGATGAGATTGATATAAGTAGAGGTGATATGATAGTAAAAACTGGAGATATTCCAAAAGTATCAAATCACCTTTCAGTTATGGTAGTTTGGATGGATGAAACTCCAATGAAACTAAATCAAAATTATGTGATTAAAAGAGCAACATCTGTAATTAATGGTGCATTTAACGCAATTGAATTTAAGAAAAATATCAACACTTTTGATGAAGTTGATGCAAGTGAATTAGCTTTAAATGATATTGCAAAATGTACATTATCACTTGATAGAGAAATTGCAGTTGATCCATACCATGAAAATAGATACACTGGAAGTTTTATCATTATTGATAAATATAACAACTCTACTGTTGGTGCAGGTATGATTATCTCTTCTATTGAAGGTTTTGCAAAACTAGAAGAAAATAAAAAAGTTTATTCAAAAGCTGAAATTGAATTAAATGAATTTATTAGAAGAAACTATCCTGAATGGGATTGTAAGGCTATCTAA
- a CDS encoding sulfite reductase, with translation MSNNLALNIEKIKKEKSGIDVLADIYFYAVFGEKMSLEDLERFKWYGLYAQDEQQNYFKLRIPLFMGELNLIQLKTLSLISKKYSNETLIFSDEQKIELTNLKVFDLPEIFKLLQEIKLNTYFEAGHTVRRVLTCPVNGIDHTQLLDVEPLANKLNETFIGNKNFENLPNKLQIAISGYEEGCDVRFTPDVSFNATKDEKDKIIFAVKILDKIIGYITPAQVINTAKAIANIYKDFGDRENPKRSTFEYLVNNWGFNKFSDILNSTINYKIQRNINKIENIVPRKPRLGINKSKIEGESYIGCRIGSSTIKSTNIDTLSSLLEKYEASRVKITHKGNIIILDVPTSSAENLAKELEKINFNPFI, from the coding sequence ATGTCTAATAACCTAGCATTAAATATTGAGAAAATCAAAAAAGAAAAAAGTGGAATAGATGTCTTAGCAGACATCTATTTTTATGCTGTTTTTGGTGAAAAAATGAGTCTTGAAGATTTAGAAAGATTCAAATGGTATGGACTTTATGCGCAAGATGAACAACAAAACTATTTTAAACTAAGAATTCCTTTGTTTATGGGAGAGTTAAATTTAATTCAATTAAAAACTCTTAGTTTAATATCTAAAAAATATAGTAATGAAACTTTAATTTTTTCAGATGAACAAAAAATAGAACTTACAAATCTAAAAGTTTTTGATTTACCAGAGATTTTTAAGCTACTTCAAGAGATAAAATTAAACACTTATTTTGAAGCAGGACATACAGTAAGAAGAGTTTTAACTTGCCCAGTAAATGGAATAGACCATACTCAACTTTTGGATGTTGAACCTCTTGCAAATAAGTTAAATGAAACATTTATTGGAAATAAAAATTTTGAAAATCTTCCAAATAAACTTCAAATTGCAATAAGTGGTTATGAAGAAGGGTGTGATGTGAGATTTACTCCTGATGTTAGTTTTAATGCAACAAAAGATGAAAAAGATAAAATTATTTTTGCTGTTAAAATTTTGGACAAAATTATTGGATATATAACTCCTGCACAAGTTATTAATACAGCAAAAGCAATTGCTAATATTTATAAAGATTTTGGAGATAGAGAAAATCCTAAAAGAAGTACATTTGAATATCTAGTAAATAATTGGGGATTCAATAAATTTTCTGATATTTTAAATTCAACAATAAATTATAAAATTCAAAGAAATATAAATAAAATTGAAAATATCGTACCAAGAAAACCTAGACTTGGAATTAATAAAAGCAAAATCGAAGGTGAAAGTTATATTGGTTGCAGAATTGGCTCTTCAACTATTAAAAGTACAAATATCGATACCCTATCCTCTTTACTTGAAAAATATGAAGCAAGTAGAGTAAAAATCACACACAAAGGAAATATCATCATTCTTGATGTTCCAACAAGTAGTGCAGAAAACTTAGCAAAAGAGTTGGAAAAAATCAACTTTAATCCTTTTATTTAA
- a CDS encoding aminotransferase class V-fold PLP-dependent enzyme: MNKNIFRPFFNENTNILDFIRYNTIGKNKKEYFDYTASGLAFRQIENRIFDVLETYANTHSKEASNADTTSNYYELARKNLAKSLELNDEFAILPSGCGTTAAIKKFQELLGIYIPPATVKRFGITVAKKKLPLIIVGPYEHHSNEVSYREALCEVIRIKLTNDGLVDLFQLKEVLQENTHREIIGCFCIASNVSGIITPYEEISKLIKRYGGKVLFDAAASSPYINVPCELYDALVLSPHKLLGGPGSCGLLIIKKDLIDTSIPPSFAGGGTVEYVNKDLQLYQKDVEIREDAGTPPILQFIRASLAYQLRNEIGFDFIKNRKNELKEYFISELKEIPNCIIYGNQEVENIGIISFNIKGLSPYDLCNNLSSTDNFQTRAGCSCAGPYGHDLLGIKELDINNRPGWVRISIHFSQTKEDIKNLIESIKKIVN; this comes from the coding sequence ATGAACAAAAATATTTTTAGACCTTTTTTCAATGAAAATACAAATATTTTAGACTTTATTAGATACAACACAATTGGAAAAAATAAAAAAGAGTATTTTGATTACACTGCCTCAGGACTTGCATTTAGACAAATAGAAAATAGAATTTTTGATGTTTTAGAAACTTATGCAAATACTCACTCAAAAGAGGCTTCAAATGCTGATACCACATCAAATTATTATGAACTTGCAAGAAAAAATCTAGCAAAATCTTTGGAATTAAATGATGAGTTTGCAATACTTCCAAGTGGTTGTGGAACAACTGCTGCTATAAAAAAATTTCAAGAGTTATTAGGAATATATATTCCACCAGCAACAGTTAAAAGATTTGGAATAACTGTAGCTAAAAAGAAACTTCCTCTAATCATCGTTGGTCCTTATGAACATCACTCAAATGAAGTAAGTTATAGAGAAGCTTTGTGTGAAGTTATAAGAATAAAACTAACAAATGATGGATTAGTTGACCTTTTTCAATTAAAAGAAGTTTTGCAAGAAAATACTCATAGAGAAATAATTGGTTGTTTTTGTATAGCTTCAAATGTATCTGGAATAATAACTCCTTATGAAGAGATATCAAAACTTATTAAACGTTATGGTGGAAAAGTTTTGTTTGATGCAGCAGCTTCTAGTCCATATATAAATGTACCTTGTGAGCTTTATGATGCTTTAGTTTTATCTCCACATAAACTTCTTGGAGGTCCTGGAAGTTGTGGATTACTTATCATTAAAAAAGATTTAATAGATACTTCTATTCCCCCCTCTTTTGCAGGTGGTGGAACAGTTGAATATGTAAATAAAGATTTACAACTTTATCAAAAAGATGTAGAAATAAGAGAAGATGCTGGAACTCCACCTATTTTACAATTTATTCGAGCTAGCTTAGCTTATCAACTAAGAAATGAAATAGGTTTTGATTTTATAAAAAATAGAAAAAATGAGTTAAAAGAGTATTTTATTAGTGAACTTAAAGAGATTCCAAATTGTATTATCTATGGAAATCAGGAAGTTGAAAATATAGGGATAATCTCTTTTAATATAAAAGGTTTAAGCCCTTATGATTTATGTAATAATTTATCTTCAACTGATAATTTTCAAACAAGAGCAGGTTGTTCATGCGCTGGACCTTATGGACATGATTTACTTGGAATAAAAGAGCTTGATATAAATAATCGTCCAGGATGGGTTAGGATTTCTATTCATTTTTCACAAACAAAAGAAGATATTAAAAATTTGATTGAGAGTATTAAAAAAATTGTAAATTAG
- a CDS encoding outer membrane beta-barrel protein, translating into MTSLVLASTSMMAMDLQYFLGAGVERVNADVKGTFDYSIDGESGSFSGTESFKDTGLLLKAGVILDKTHRVSLSHRKFSKDETDATTILGSYDYLIPMNEQFRLYAGAHLGNTKVDFNYMDFDMSGLTYGAQVGAIYDITKNVEFELGFAYSKYNVDKSISVSEGADFLDANLELEDSTSMFAGLNFKF; encoded by the coding sequence ATGACAAGTTTAGTTTTAGCAAGTACATCAATGATGGCTATGGACTTACAATACTTTTTAGGTGCAGGTGTTGAAAGAGTAAATGCTGATGTAAAAGGAACATTTGATTATTCTATTGATGGTGAGTCAGGAAGTTTTTCGGGAACAGAAAGTTTTAAAGATACAGGTTTATTATTAAAAGCTGGTGTGATTTTAGACAAAACACATAGAGTATCTTTATCTCATAGAAAATTTTCGAAAGATGAAACAGATGCAACAACAATTTTAGGAAGTTATGATTATTTAATCCCAATGAATGAACAATTTAGATTGTATGCAGGAGCACATTTAGGTAATACAAAAGTTGATTTTAATTATATGGACTTTGATATGTCAGGATTAACTTATGGAGCACAAGTTGGGGCAATTTATGATATTACAAAAAATGTAGAATTTGAATTAGGATTTGCATATTCTAAATACAACGTAGATAAATCAATATCGGTATCAGAAGGAGCAGATTTTTTAGATGCAAATTTAGAACTTGAAGATTCAACATCAATGTTTGCAGGTTTAAATTTCAAATTCTAA
- a CDS encoding metallophosphoesterase — MIFLTFIITLFHEFISFGLSKTKYTKNRREFFKKSLDIGIVSAVIATNAKAIDNARDIELEVVDVKIKNLKLPYTIVQLSDIHIGGLITKDFIKNLVNKVNILNPDVVVITGDLVDTKLEYAKPALDELKNINSKYGNFFIVGNHEYFHGVKPIIDYVNTLNIKTLENENVYIGEKNKGFYLCGVYDRFGNRYGSFQPNIKKALENTQNEPTILLAHQPKFVEEIDTKDIDLILCGHTHGGQIFPFNFLVKLQQPYVKGLNQHSDSTQVYVNKGTGFWGPPMRLGASSEITILKLSS, encoded by the coding sequence GTGATTTTTTTAACATTTATAATCACTTTATTCCATGAATTCATCTCATTTGGTTTATCTAAAACAAAATATACAAAAAACCGAAGAGAATTTTTCAAAAAAAGTTTAGATATTGGTATAGTTTCTGCTGTAATTGCAACAAATGCAAAAGCAATTGATAATGCAAGAGATATTGAACTTGAAGTTGTTGATGTAAAAATAAAAAATTTAAAACTACCTTACACTATTGTTCAATTAAGTGATATTCATATTGGTGGATTAATTACAAAAGATTTTATAAAAAATTTAGTAAATAAAGTAAATATTCTAAATCCTGATGTTGTTGTGATAACTGGTGATTTAGTTGATACAAAACTTGAGTATGCAAAACCTGCACTTGATGAATTAAAAAACATAAATTCAAAATATGGAAACTTTTTTATTGTTGGAAATCATGAGTATTTTCATGGAGTTAAACCAATTATAGATTATGTAAATACTCTAAATATAAAAACACTTGAAAATGAAAATGTTTATATTGGAGAAAAAAATAAAGGATTTTATCTTTGTGGTGTTTATGATAGATTTGGAAATAGATATGGTTCTTTCCAACCTAACATAAAAAAAGCTTTAGAAAATACTCAAAATGAACCAACTATTTTATTAGCTCATCAGCCAAAATTTGTTGAAGAAATTGACACAAAAGATATAGATTTAATTCTTTGTGGACATACTCATGGTGGACAAATTTTTCCATTTAATTTTTTAGTAAAACTTCAACAACCATATGTAAAAGGTTTAAATCAACATAGTGATTCAACTCAAGTTTATGTTAATAAAGGAACAGGATTTTGGGGACCACCCATGAGATTGGGGGCTTCAAGTGAGATAACTATTTTAAAATTATCTTCTTAA
- a CDS encoding Hsp20/alpha crystallin family protein translates to MLITKFDPFKQLKELEKNFYNQSKNEGVGAFVPVVNTREGEFAYHVDVDLPGVKKEDIKVDINKGVLTISGERKLKEEVKEEDYYKVETYFGKFSRSFTLPDNADIENIEASSDNGVLEVIIPKLKDDNTKKTITVK, encoded by the coding sequence ATGTTAATAACAAAATTTGACCCATTTAAACAATTAAAAGAGCTAGAAAAAAATTTTTATAATCAATCGAAAAATGAAGGTGTTGGTGCTTTCGTCCCAGTTGTAAATACAAGGGAAGGAGAGTTTGCTTATCATGTTGATGTTGACTTACCTGGTGTAAAAAAAGAAGATATTAAAGTTGATATAAATAAAGGTGTTTTAACAATCAGTGGAGAAAGAAAACTAAAAGAGGAAGTTAAAGAAGAGGATTATTATAAAGTAGAAACATATTTTGGTAAATTCTCAAGAAGTTTCACACTTCCTGATAATGCTGATATAGAAAATATTGAAGCAAGCAGTGATAATGGAGTTTTAGAAGTAATTATTCCAAAATTAAAAGATGACAATACTAAAAAAACAATTACAGTAAAATAA